A section of the Rubritalea squalenifaciens DSM 18772 genome encodes:
- a CDS encoding LamG domain-containing protein, with protein DGLVLWWNLDESAGASTVLDDTGNKMSGAVNGATLNGSEGSFDGSNDSIDLPLASGPMGAFSVSLWVKNGATGQNQYASVFCNRHPSGGDSFQIDMGDGFRYNGGTKASFGAAPVGTWVHLVVASDGTDTKLYYNGTLAATLTGISNGVFEGFYLGVNRNGNKHFNGSVKDVRLYDREVDISEFYPAP; from the coding sequence ACGACGGTCTCGTGCTTTGGTGGAACCTGGATGAGAGCGCAGGGGCGAGCACCGTTCTCGATGATACTGGCAACAAGATGTCTGGTGCCGTGAACGGAGCCACTCTGAATGGAAGTGAAGGGAGCTTCGATGGCTCAAATGATAGTATCGATCTTCCGCTCGCTTCCGGCCCGATGGGTGCCTTCAGTGTATCCCTCTGGGTGAAGAACGGAGCCACCGGCCAGAACCAGTACGCATCCGTGTTCTGCAACCGTCACCCAAGTGGAGGAGATAGCTTCCAGATCGATATGGGAGACGGCTTCCGCTACAACGGTGGCACGAAGGCCAGCTTTGGTGCTGCTCCAGTGGGAACCTGGGTTCATCTTGTAGTGGCGAGTGATGGTACTGATACCAAGCTCTATTACAATGGTACTTTGGCGGCTACGTTGACAGGCATATCCAACGGCGTATTTGAAGGATTTTATCTTGGTGTGAACCGCAACGGTAACAAGCACTTCAATGGATCGGTGAAGGATGTACGCCTCTATGATCGAGAGGTGGATATCAGCGAGTTCTATCCAGCACCATAA